In the Flagellimonas sp. HMM57 genome, one interval contains:
- the nirD gene encoding nitrite reductase small subunit NirD translates to MMTLNTYEAMTEDEVTVWFKAAPVSKFPKNGGACVKYKDKQIAVFNFTRKDEWYACQNLCPHKMEMVLSRGMVGEDGEHPKVACPLHKNTFSLKTGENLNGVLDAIATYPIKIENNFVYLGFSE, encoded by the coding sequence ATGATGACACTAAATACCTATGAAGCAATGACTGAAGATGAGGTAACTGTTTGGTTTAAAGCAGCACCGGTTTCAAAGTTTCCAAAAAATGGAGGTGCTTGTGTAAAGTACAAGGACAAACAGATTGCCGTATTCAATTTTACACGTAAGGATGAATGGTATGCTTGTCAAAATCTTTGCCCACATAAAATGGAAATGGTACTTTCCCGTGGCATGGTCGGTGAAGATGGGGAGCATCCCAAAGTGGCATGTCCGCTTCATAAAAACACTTTTTCTTTAAAAACAGGTGAAAACTTGAACGGGGTATTGGATGCAATCGCCACATATCCTATCAAAATAGAAAACAACTTTGTGTATCTTGGCTTTTCAGAGTAA
- a CDS encoding type IV pili methyl-accepting chemotaxis transducer N-terminal domain-containing protein codes for MSNNVKKLALDTATFLRIQKWYLLAIAGIALTIIIAQLLIQQHLNSQLNDSRVINVAGRQRAFSQKLVKETLLIQFENDNQASQKELLDTLKKTLSVWKVSHDGLQNGNDSIGLPVEKNTRILSLFADLNPHHEAMVKAAEVIIAKKASVTLDTLTYNQELQILLSNERPFLTKMDTIVNEYDTLSKEKLKTLKLKEYLLLAFSLLILLLEVLFIFKPLSIQIRKTISKLVQSQLESETKASEIKTLFIEKEKSLLELQELNFVIDNAALFASTRKDGSVVFMSKKFLELLEQSQDTIHRPLAELLTQDEGQQQYLREILTSKRKNMRTEELEIKTVSGKKLWLDMSIIPIHQSGLEQSILILCSDITERKHNQLKIEELTKQNYEESIRQKQLQASQIVEGQEEERKRIAKDIHDGIGQMLTALKFNIESINLNQKEKTKEKIAYLKTLASDLIKGVRTATFNLTPPELQDHGIFPALQKMTQELSKLTGKNILFENKAEENIRFDSLAETNMYRVTQEAVNNAIKYADANYILVTINHKEDILSIMVDDDGKGFDPSILEQPPKNTSEGGMGVFYMKERIGYINGRLFINSIPGEGTRVTINYNLSSVNGDSKL; via the coding sequence ATGAGCAATAATGTGAAAAAACTAGCATTGGACACCGCTACTTTTCTGAGGATTCAGAAGTGGTACTTACTTGCTATTGCCGGTATTGCGCTTACCATTATTATTGCCCAGCTTTTAATCCAACAACATCTCAACTCGCAACTGAACGACTCCAGGGTAATCAATGTTGCTGGTAGACAAAGGGCCTTTAGCCAAAAGCTGGTGAAAGAAACTTTGTTGATACAATTTGAAAACGACAATCAAGCTTCACAAAAAGAGCTTCTTGATACTCTAAAAAAAACACTCTCCGTTTGGAAAGTATCCCACGATGGGCTTCAGAACGGAAATGATAGTATCGGTCTTCCCGTGGAAAAGAATACACGAATTTTAAGCTTGTTCGCAGACTTGAACCCACACCATGAAGCTATGGTCAAAGCTGCAGAGGTCATTATAGCAAAAAAGGCTTCGGTTACGCTCGATACCTTGACCTATAATCAAGAGTTGCAGATACTGTTGTCCAACGAGCGGCCGTTTTTGACAAAAATGGACACTATTGTCAATGAATATGATACCTTGAGCAAAGAGAAACTGAAGACGCTCAAGCTTAAAGAATATCTATTGCTTGCGTTTTCACTATTGATTTTACTGCTAGAGGTTCTGTTTATTTTTAAGCCCCTCTCCATTCAAATTCGAAAGACCATTTCAAAATTGGTCCAGAGCCAGCTCGAATCGGAAACAAAGGCCTCAGAAATTAAAACGCTCTTTATCGAGAAAGAAAAATCGTTGTTAGAATTACAAGAGCTCAACTTTGTAATTGACAACGCCGCACTTTTTGCCAGTACCCGAAAAGATGGTTCAGTTGTTTTTATGAGCAAGAAGTTTCTGGAACTACTAGAGCAATCACAAGACACTATTCACAGGCCTTTGGCCGAATTATTGACCCAAGATGAAGGCCAACAACAGTATTTACGGGAGATCTTGACAAGCAAACGTAAAAATATGCGAACCGAGGAACTGGAAATAAAAACGGTTTCCGGTAAAAAACTGTGGCTGGATATGTCAATCATCCCGATACATCAATCAGGCCTTGAGCAAAGCATTCTTATTTTATGTTCAGATATTACCGAACGCAAGCACAATCAATTAAAAATTGAAGAACTGACCAAACAGAATTATGAGGAAAGTATCCGTCAAAAACAACTACAGGCAAGCCAGATTGTAGAGGGACAAGAAGAAGAACGCAAACGTATTGCAAAGGATATTCATGATGGTATAGGGCAAATGTTGACCGCCCTTAAATTCAATATTGAATCCATTAACTTGAATCAAAAGGAAAAAACAAAGGAAAAAATAGCGTATTTAAAGACCCTTGCATCGGACTTAATCAAAGGTGTTCGAACGGCTACATTTAACTTAACCCCACCAGAATTGCAGGATCACGGTATTTTTCCCGCCCTTCAAAAAATGACTCAGGAATTGAGCAAATTAACAGGAAAGAATATTCTGTTTGAAAATAAGGCTGAAGAAAACATCCGTTTTGATTCCTTGGCAGAAACGAACATGTACAGAGTTACCCAAGAGGCAGTAAACAACGCTATTAAGTATGCCGATGCCAATTATATTTTAGTGACCATTAACCATAAAGAAGACATCTTGAGCATTATGGTCGATGATGATGGCAAAGGCTTTGACCCCTCTATTTTAGAGCAACCACCAAAAAACACAAGTGAAGGCGGCATGGGTGTTTTCTATATGAAAGAACGTATTGGCTATATTAACGGACGGTTGTTCATCAATTCGATTCCCGGTGAGGGAACACGGGTTACCATCAATTATAATTTAAGTTCAGTTAATGGTGATTCAAAGCTATGA
- a CDS encoding SEL1-like repeat protein has translation MNKVITLSFLLMATFWVSAQEDNIAAEYLFDDIEAYLYSPNHERKKSREYFTNVKVLAESQNHEALYYLGMLQKEGIGTKVNFKKSLKSFKKAFDLGNTKAAYLIGYYYLKGFGNVQQDYKKAYRWFKKSDEKMALHWIAKMEFLGLGRKVNKQKAISILKSNDLYNSEVLLPQYEESMPSEKIGIEGYDSAISTSSLQDLYELKGFDKTPEYHYLEGTWQGQFYELDWASSKIFRTLPTELTLTGQNGVNDQLKAEIKIADSLASDVGSYSAGALRFGSLALPVKKQYTDYPNFTHLMTEIDGIEFRKFQTSEGNFLIGKVSSTFPVWKERGNPSLVILKKKDEINSAALTAFEKQVGDFIRLYPNPFKEHCLINFELSTDADVSVEITNYYDTPFYHDNVFTGRKAKGNHTLEVYNLPSRRGSYLISIKHNGSVENKIIIKN, from the coding sequence ATGAACAAAGTAATTACGCTATCGTTTCTGTTGATGGCAACTTTCTGGGTCTCTGCTCAGGAAGATAACATAGCGGCAGAATATTTATTTGATGATATTGAGGCTTATCTCTATAGTCCAAATCACGAAAGGAAAAAGTCTCGTGAATACTTTACTAATGTTAAAGTATTGGCTGAATCGCAAAATCATGAAGCTTTGTATTATTTGGGGATGCTCCAAAAAGAGGGTATCGGTACGAAGGTCAATTTTAAAAAATCTTTGAAATCCTTTAAAAAAGCATTTGACCTTGGCAATACCAAAGCGGCATACCTAATCGGGTACTATTATCTAAAGGGTTTTGGCAATGTTCAACAAGATTATAAGAAGGCGTACAGATGGTTTAAAAAGAGTGATGAAAAAATGGCACTCCATTGGATAGCCAAGATGGAATTTCTTGGTTTGGGTAGGAAGGTGAACAAGCAAAAAGCAATCTCAATCCTTAAATCGAACGACCTCTACAATAGCGAAGTTTTACTGCCACAATACGAAGAAAGTATGCCTTCTGAAAAAATAGGAATCGAGGGGTATGACAGTGCAATAAGTACTTCATCGCTCCAAGACTTATATGAATTAAAAGGATTTGATAAGACACCAGAATATCACTATCTGGAAGGTACATGGCAGGGGCAGTTCTATGAACTGGATTGGGCATCTTCAAAAATTTTTAGAACACTTCCTACAGAACTTACCTTAACCGGACAAAACGGAGTCAACGACCAGTTAAAAGCTGAAATAAAAATTGCTGACAGTCTAGCAAGTGATGTAGGTAGTTATAGTGCCGGTGCATTGCGGTTCGGGTCACTTGCCCTGCCCGTAAAGAAGCAGTATACAGACTATCCGAATTTCACTCATTTGATGACAGAAATTGATGGTATTGAATTTAGAAAGTTTCAAACATCTGAGGGTAACTTTCTTATCGGTAAGGTATCGTCTACCTTCCCTGTGTGGAAAGAACGTGGAAATCCAAGTTTGGTCATTCTTAAAAAGAAAGATGAAATTAATAGTGCCGCACTAACTGCATTTGAAAAACAAGTAGGTGATTTTATCCGTCTTTACCCCAATCCGTTCAAAGAACATTGCCTGATAAACTTTGAACTTTCAACCGATGCGGATGTAAGCGTTGAAATTACCAATTACTACGATACGCCGTTTTATCATGATAATGTTTTTACGGGTCGTAAAGCTAAAGGCAACCATACGCTGGAGGTATATAATTTGCCGTCAAGGCGAGGTTCATACCTCATTTCGATTAAGCACAATGGGAGTGTAGAAAATAAAATAATTATCAAGAACTGA
- a CDS encoding DUF4202 domain-containing protein gives MGISTKQAEAFRLFDEANRKDPNSEVFEGKSYPKELLYAQRMTETLNAFAPEASEALRLTARCQHICRWEIPRDAYEMNRTGYLKWRQELKKFHAQKSRELLEIAGYDNDLIEQVEFLLLKKQLKKNEETQTLEDVICLVFLNYYFEPFAAKHDNTKVIDILQKTWRKMSKKGQQAALKLHFSEKSANLIQQAITA, from the coding sequence ATGGGAATTTCTACAAAACAGGCCGAAGCATTCCGGCTTTTTGATGAGGCCAATCGCAAAGACCCCAACAGTGAAGTTTTTGAGGGCAAATCCTATCCTAAGGAATTATTGTATGCCCAACGCATGACGGAAACCCTCAATGCTTTTGCTCCTGAAGCTTCTGAAGCATTGCGGCTCACTGCAAGATGCCAACATATCTGTAGGTGGGAGATTCCCCGTGATGCCTATGAAATGAACCGGACAGGGTATCTCAAATGGCGACAGGAGCTCAAGAAATTCCATGCCCAAAAATCAAGGGAACTGCTTGAAATTGCAGGGTATGATAATGACCTTATCGAACAGGTCGAATTTCTGTTATTAAAAAAGCAGCTCAAAAAAAACGAAGAGACCCAAACATTGGAAGACGTCATTTGTTTGGTCTTTTTAAACTATTATTTTGAACCTTTTGCCGCAAAGCATGATAACACAAAGGTCATCGATATTCTGCAAAAGACTTGGCGTAAAATGTCTAAAAAAGGTCAACAAGCAGCGCTTAAGCTTCATTTTTCAGAAAAATCAGCGAATCTAATACAACAGGCGATTACTGCTTAG